From one Catenulispora sp. MAP5-51 genomic stretch:
- a CDS encoding IS630 family transposase gives MALTSPFVIELSEAERRELEHLAVSRTAPFGRVQRASVILALAEGASNAAIAREAGRHVDTIRSWRKRFTAERLAALCDRPRPKGRPRLSPQDKLHVIAAATAQPSSADTVWTHHLLSEHLGRSGLAVSASQIGRILHSVDLKPHLVRGWLTRPADPEFFTRAADVCDLYRACPPNSVVVSIDEKTGITARSRKHPDQPGRPGRRTRREFEYVRHGTVSIIAALNVHTGQVLTQRIDRNNADTFIGFLRTLDSTVPAGTNIHLVMDNGSSHVAKKTKSWLAARPRFHVHHTPKHASWLNQVELFFSTLTRRLLRRGQFASRDELAARIDDFVLAYDEHDAKPYRWTYDGSPLKAA, from the coding sequence ATGGCGCTGACCAGTCCGTTCGTGATCGAGTTGTCTGAGGCCGAGCGGCGGGAGTTGGAACATCTGGCCGTGTCCCGGACCGCGCCGTTCGGACGGGTGCAGCGGGCATCGGTGATCCTGGCACTGGCCGAGGGCGCCTCCAACGCGGCCATCGCCCGGGAGGCCGGCCGGCATGTGGACACGATCCGCAGCTGGCGCAAGCGCTTCACCGCCGAGCGGCTGGCCGCACTGTGCGACCGGCCCCGGCCGAAAGGACGGCCCCGGCTGTCACCGCAGGACAAGCTGCACGTCATTGCCGCCGCGACCGCGCAACCCTCGAGTGCGGACACGGTGTGGACCCACCACCTGCTATCCGAACATCTGGGCCGGTCCGGACTGGCGGTCTCCGCCTCCCAGATCGGACGGATCCTGCACTCCGTCGATCTCAAGCCGCACCTGGTCCGCGGCTGGCTCACTCGCCCGGCCGACCCCGAGTTCTTCACCCGGGCTGCTGACGTGTGCGATCTGTACCGTGCCTGCCCACCGAACTCGGTAGTGGTCAGCATTGATGAGAAGACCGGCATCACAGCCCGCTCCCGCAAGCATCCCGACCAGCCCGGACGCCCAGGACGGCGAACCCGGCGGGAGTTCGAGTACGTTCGCCACGGCACCGTCTCGATCATCGCCGCCCTGAATGTCCACACCGGCCAGGTCCTCACCCAACGCATCGACCGCAACAACGCCGACACCTTCATCGGCTTCCTGCGCACCCTGGACTCCACCGTCCCGGCAGGCACCAACATCCACCTGGTCATGGACAACGGCTCATCCCACGTGGCGAAGAAGACGAAGTCCTGGCTGGCAGCCCGCCCCCGCTTCCACGTCCACCACACTCCCAAACACGCCAGCTGGTTGAACCAGGTAGAGCTGTTCTTCTCGACCCTGACCAGAAGGCTGCTGCGACGCGGCCAGTTCGCCTCCCGCGATGAACTTGCCGCACGCATAGACGACTTCGTCTTGGCCTACGACGAACACGACGCCAAGCCCTACCGCTGGACCTACGACGGCAGCCCACTCAAAGCCGCATGA